One window of the Mycobacterium haemophilum DSM 44634 genome contains the following:
- a CDS encoding PPE family protein yields MHFEADPPEVNSGRMYAGPGAESLEAAASAWSSLRKEMMALERSFNRVLLGLMDSWSGPAVTQAVDAAKPFARWLTDLSEQLSGIFWQIHAIVVAYDRARDEVVPPDEIADNRAERRMLIKRNAFGRYNAQIANLDQEYEDFWEADGYAMRAYRLRVLDALSRLTPWQPPPPIVNDTRLAQPVLPSSSLSSEPLRPT; encoded by the coding sequence ATGCATTTCGAAGCGGACCCACCAGAGGTCAACTCCGGAAGGATGTACGCCGGCCCGGGTGCAGAGTCGCTAGAGGCCGCCGCCTCGGCGTGGAGCTCGTTACGTAAGGAGATGATGGCCCTCGAGAGGTCGTTCAACCGAGTGCTTCTCGGTCTGATGGACTCCTGGTCGGGTCCCGCGGTGACGCAGGCGGTGGATGCGGCCAAGCCATTTGCGAGGTGGCTGACCGACCTCTCTGAGCAGCTGTCTGGAATCTTTTGGCAAATCCACGCAATCGTGGTGGCCTATGACAGGGCACGTGACGAGGTGGTGCCCCCGGACGAGATCGCCGATAACCGTGCTGAGCGGCGGATGCTGATCAAACGCAATGCGTTCGGGCGATACAATGCGCAGATCGCCAACCTCGACCAGGAATACGAAGACTTTTGGGAGGCGGACGGTTATGCGATGAGGGCCTATAGGCTTCGCGTGTTGGATGCGTTGTCGAGGTTGACTCCGTGGCAGCCGCCGCCGCCGATCGTTAACGACACCAGGCTGGCCCAGCCGGTGCTGCCTTCGTCATCGCTGTCCTCGGAGCCACTTCGTCCCACGTAG
- a CDS encoding PPE domain-containing protein has translation MDPALIDANRAEVLALINDNEFGQNTAAIAALGDEYGRYWDQDGMAMNRYRFRLSAALRRLSTPWLQPPPIATSTGLVAPVPRAANHFGRDSS, from the coding sequence GTGGACCCGGCACTGATCGACGCTAACCGTGCTGAGGTGTTGGCGCTGATCAACGACAATGAGTTCGGGCAAAACACTGCGGCGATCGCGGCACTCGGGGATGAATACGGAAGGTACTGGGACCAGGACGGCATGGCGATGAACCGGTATAGGTTTAGGTTGTCGGCTGCGTTGAGGAGGTTGAGTACTCCGTGGCTGCAGCCACCGCCGATCGCCACCAGCACCGGGTTGGTCGCACCGGTGCCACGTGCTGCAAACCACTTTGGTCGTGACTCGTCGTGA
- a CDS encoding amidohydrolase family protein, whose protein sequence is MFATEAESALRSSSRIAPFANGPASEFAAAAVFTTGYPFCSMRAARQFFEQMPINPADKEKIAHLNAERLLGLPK, encoded by the coding sequence GTGTTCGCGACGGAAGCCGAGTCCGCGCTCAGGTCATCGTCGCGGATTGCACCGTTCGCCAACGGTCCGGCAAGTGAATTTGCTGCCGCTGCCGTGTTCACCACCGGCTACCCATTCTGCAGCATGAGGGCGGCTCGCCAATTCTTCGAACAGATGCCAATAAATCCCGCCGACAAGGAAAAGATTGCCCACCTCAATGCCGAACGTCTACTCGGACTTCCCAAATAG
- a CDS encoding PE family protein, producing the protein MSYVVIVPEALQKAAATVRALRERAISASSESASPEITAVVAPALDADSQRVAAYLVQKGQQYRQTIAAAAEILEEFALALDAGTAKYSAAEADNITAMSYESSQ; encoded by the coding sequence ATGTCTTATGTGGTCATCGTCCCCGAAGCGTTGCAGAAAGCGGCTGCAACGGTGCGAGCTCTTCGTGAGCGGGCGATTTCGGCTAGTTCCGAGTCGGCGTCCCCAGAGATAACCGCGGTGGTGGCTCCCGCGCTCGATGCGGACTCACAAAGGGTGGCAGCGTATCTGGTCCAGAAAGGGCAGCAGTATCGGCAGACCATCGCCGCGGCGGCGGAGATTCTTGAGGAGTTTGCGCTCGCCTTGGATGCCGGTACCGCTAAGTACTCCGCCGCCGAGGCCGACAACATCACGGCCATGAGCTACGAGTCATCACAGTAG
- a CDS encoding PE family protein: MSFVTTNPEALRAAADQVRAISSWTAMVYAAARTAITGVEPPSADAVSRRAAVFLVDYAKQYEVIIAEAERVLNNFADVLAIDADKYATAEADNAKAVS, encoded by the coding sequence ATGTCTTTTGTGACCACAAACCCTGAGGCGTTGAGGGCGGCGGCTGATCAGGTGCGGGCGATTAGTAGTTGGACGGCTATGGTCTATGCGGCAGCGCGCACAGCCATAACCGGTGTGGAACCCCCATCGGCCGACGCGGTGTCACGGAGGGCGGCGGTGTTCCTGGTCGACTACGCGAAGCAATATGAAGTGATCATCGCTGAAGCGGAGAGGGTTCTCAATAATTTTGCAGATGTCTTGGCCATCGACGCTGATAAGTATGCGACCGCCGAGGCCGACAACGCCAAGGCTGTTAGCTGA
- a CDS encoding PE family protein: MSYVVTVPEALQKAAATVRALRERAISANSESASPEITAVVAPALDADSQRVAAHLVQKGQQYRQTIAAAAEILEEFALALDAGTAKYSAAEADNITAMSYESSQ, encoded by the coding sequence ATGTCTTATGTGGTCACCGTCCCCGAAGCGTTGCAGAAAGCGGCTGCAACGGTGCGAGCTCTTCGTGAGCGGGCGATTTCGGCTAATTCCGAGTCGGCGTCCCCAGAGATAACCGCGGTGGTGGCTCCCGCGCTCGATGCGGACTCACAAAGGGTGGCAGCGCATCTGGTCCAGAAAGGGCAGCAGTATCGGCAGACCATCGCCGCGGCGGCGGAAATTCTTGAGGAGTTTGCGCTCGCCTTGGATGCCGGTACCGCTAAGTACTCCGCCGCCGAGGCCGACAACATCACGGCCATGAGCTACGAGTCATCACAGTAG
- the purD gene encoding phosphoribosylamine--glycine ligase, with amino-acid sequence MRILVIGSGAREHALLLALRRDPQVTGLIIAPGNAGTARLAEQHDVDISSGDDIVALARNVRADMVVIGPEVPLVLGVADMVRAAGIVCFGPSKDAARIEGSKAFAKEVMAAAGVHTARSETVDRPAHLDAALDRFGPPAGDPAWVVKDDRLAAGKGVVVTPDRDVARTHAAGLLEAGHPVLLESYLDGPEVSLFCVVDGRTVVPLLPAQDFKRVGDGDTGPNTGGMGAYAPLPWLPDEVCQQVVTRIVEPVAAELVQRGSPFCGLLYVGLAITANGPAVVEFNCRFGDPETQAVLALLDSPLGQLLYASGTGTLADFGELRWRAGAAVTVVLAAENYPGRPRVGDIIFGSEADGVLHAGTTRRDDGTIVSSGGRVLSVVATGADLLAARAHAYRILRSIRLLGSHFRNDIALSAAEGKIHI; translated from the coding sequence GTGCGCATCCTGGTGATCGGCTCCGGTGCCCGTGAACACGCTCTGCTGCTGGCGCTTCGCAGAGACCCACAGGTCACGGGACTAATCATTGCTCCCGGAAACGCCGGCACCGCCCGGCTGGCCGAACAGCACGACGTCGACATCAGCTCCGGAGACGATATCGTCGCCCTGGCTCGTAATGTCCGGGCCGACATGGTGGTCATCGGTCCTGAGGTACCGCTGGTGCTTGGAGTGGCCGACATGGTGCGTGCTGCCGGCATCGTCTGCTTCGGGCCCAGTAAGGACGCGGCTCGCATCGAAGGCTCAAAAGCCTTCGCCAAGGAGGTAATGGCGGCGGCCGGTGTGCACACTGCACGTAGCGAAACCGTCGATAGACCAGCGCATTTGGATGCAGCCTTGGACCGGTTCGGGCCGCCCGCCGGTGACCCGGCCTGGGTGGTGAAAGACGACCGTCTAGCGGCCGGCAAGGGCGTGGTGGTGACACCGGATCGCGATGTCGCGCGCACCCATGCTGCGGGATTGCTGGAGGCCGGACACCCGGTCCTGCTGGAGTCCTATTTGGACGGCCCCGAGGTGTCGCTGTTCTGCGTCGTCGACGGTCGAACTGTGGTGCCGCTGTTGCCGGCTCAAGACTTCAAGCGGGTCGGTGACGGCGACACCGGGCCTAACACCGGCGGTATGGGCGCCTACGCGCCGCTACCATGGCTTCCCGACGAGGTTTGCCAACAGGTGGTCACCCGTATCGTCGAACCCGTTGCAGCCGAACTGGTTCAGCGTGGAAGTCCGTTCTGCGGACTACTGTATGTAGGTCTCGCCATCACCGCTAATGGGCCAGCAGTCGTTGAATTCAACTGTCGATTCGGCGATCCGGAAACCCAAGCCGTGCTGGCCCTGCTGGATTCACCTCTTGGGCAGCTCCTTTACGCGTCAGGCACGGGTACGCTGGCTGACTTTGGCGAATTGCGTTGGCGTGCAGGAGCTGCCGTGACCGTGGTGTTGGCGGCCGAAAACTATCCGGGACGCCCCAGGGTCGGAGATATCATCTTCGGCTCCGAAGCCGACGGGGTATTACACGCCGGAACCACCCGACGCGACGACGGCACGATCGTCTCGTCAGGCGGTCGGGTGCTATCGGTGGTGGCGACCGGCGCCGACCTGTTGGCGGCACGCGCCCACGCATACCGTATCCTCCGCTCAATTCGGTTGCTTGGCAGCCATTTCCGCAACGATATCGCCCTGTCAGCGGCGGAAGGAAAGATCCACATCTAG
- a CDS encoding aldehyde dehydrogenase, producing MALLADGVSALFIDGKMLSGSAGTFPTINPATEEVLGVAAEADAEDMGRAIDAARRAFDETDWSRNTELRVRCVRQLRDAMRDHIDELRELTIAEVGAPRMLTASAQLEGPVDDLGFAADTAESYVWNQDLGAASPMGIPTRRIIAREAVGVIGAITPWNFPHQINLAKLGPALAAGNTVVLKPAPDTPWCAAVLGEIIAEHTEFPPGVVNIVTSSDHSLGALLAKDPRVDMISFTGSTATGRSVMIDAAATIKKVFLELGGKSAFVVLDDADLASASGISAFSTCMHAGQGCAITTRLVVPRACYDEAVAVAAATMSSIKPGDPSDSGTVCGPLISARQRDRVQGYLDLAIAEGGTFASGGGRPPSREVGFFIEPTVIAGLSNDARTAREEIFGPVLTVIAHDGDDDAVRIANDSPYGLSGTVFGDDPERVARVAARLRVGTVSVNGGVWYSADAPFGGYKQSGIGREMGLAGFEEYLESKTIATAVN from the coding sequence ATGGCGTTGTTGGCCGACGGCGTGAGCGCACTGTTCATCGACGGCAAAATGTTGAGCGGCAGTGCGGGGACTTTTCCGACCATCAACCCGGCGACCGAGGAAGTGCTCGGAGTTGCCGCCGAAGCCGACGCCGAGGACATGGGCCGCGCCATCGATGCCGCGCGGCGTGCCTTCGACGAGACCGATTGGTCCCGCAACACCGAGTTGCGGGTGCGGTGTGTGCGTCAGCTGCGCGATGCGATGCGCGACCACATCGACGAACTGCGAGAGTTGACCATCGCCGAGGTCGGCGCCCCACGGATGCTCACCGCTAGCGCCCAACTGGAGGGGCCGGTCGACGACCTAGGGTTCGCGGCCGACACGGCCGAGTCGTACGTGTGGAATCAGGACCTCGGTGCGGCGTCCCCGATGGGAATCCCCACCCGACGCATCATCGCGCGGGAAGCCGTCGGTGTCATCGGCGCGATCACCCCATGGAACTTCCCACACCAGATCAACCTCGCCAAGCTGGGTCCCGCATTAGCCGCGGGTAACACCGTTGTCCTGAAGCCCGCGCCCGACACGCCATGGTGCGCGGCAGTGCTCGGCGAAATTATCGCCGAGCACACTGAGTTTCCGCCCGGCGTGGTTAACATCGTCACCTCCAGTGACCATAGTCTGGGCGCCTTACTCGCCAAAGACCCACGGGTAGACATGATTTCGTTTACCGGTTCGACGGCCACCGGCCGCAGCGTAATGATCGATGCCGCCGCCACCATCAAAAAGGTGTTCTTGGAGCTCGGCGGTAAGTCAGCGTTCGTTGTGCTCGACGACGCTGACCTGGCCTCTGCCAGTGGGATATCGGCGTTTTCGACGTGTATGCATGCCGGGCAGGGCTGTGCGATCACCACCCGGCTGGTGGTGCCGCGGGCCTGCTACGACGAGGCCGTCGCCGTTGCAGCGGCTACCATGTCGTCAATCAAGCCCGGTGATCCCAGCGACTCGGGCACTGTTTGCGGGCCGCTGATTTCGGCGCGACAACGGGATCGGGTACAGGGCTATCTCGATCTGGCGATCGCCGAAGGCGGGACGTTCGCGTCCGGCGGTGGTCGGCCCCCGAGTAGGGAGGTCGGTTTCTTTATCGAGCCCACCGTGATCGCGGGCCTAAGCAACGACGCCCGAACCGCCCGCGAGGAGATCTTCGGGCCGGTTCTCACGGTGATCGCCCATGATGGCGACGATGATGCGGTGCGCATCGCGAACGATTCGCCATACGGCTTGTCGGGCACGGTGTTTGGTGATGACCCGGAGCGAGTGGCCAGGGTCGCCGCGCGGCTGCGGGTCGGCACCGTCAGCGTGAACGGCGGCGTGTGGTATTCCGCTGACGCGCCGTTCGGGGGTTACAAGCAATCCGGCATCGGCCGGGAGATGGGGCTGGCCGGCTTCGAGGAGTATTTGGAATCCAAAACCATTGCTACAGCAGTTAATTAG
- a CDS encoding NAD(P)-dependent oxidoreductase, which yields MTENRKNPERTALPRLGYIGLGNMGAPMATRLLDWPGGLTVFDVRAEAMAPLVDAGATAATALSDVAAADIISVTVLDDEQVREVITGEGGLTSNTKPGTIIAIHSTISDTTAVDLARELKPQGIHIVDAPVSGGGVGAAKGELATMVGADDETFHRIKDPFSRWASLVIHAGEPGAGTRMKLARNMLTFVSYAAAAEAQQLAERCGLDIVALGKVVRHTDALTGGAGAIMFRDTTAPMEPGDPLRPMLEHTRGLGEKDLSLALALGEAVSVELPLAQLALQGLAAGLGVPNPTNGP from the coding sequence ATGACAGAGAACCGCAAGAACCCTGAGAGAACTGCGCTACCACGGTTGGGATATATCGGTCTCGGCAATATGGGCGCGCCGATGGCCACGCGCCTACTGGACTGGCCAGGCGGACTGACGGTCTTCGATGTACGCGCCGAGGCTATGGCCCCGTTGGTCGACGCCGGTGCCACCGCGGCTACCGCCCTCTCGGATGTGGCCGCCGCCGACATCATCAGCGTCACCGTGCTCGACGATGAGCAGGTGCGTGAGGTAATCACCGGGGAAGGCGGACTGACGTCAAATACTAAGCCGGGCACCATCATCGCGATTCACTCCACGATTAGCGACACCACCGCGGTCGACCTGGCCCGCGAACTCAAACCGCAGGGGATTCACATCGTGGACGCACCGGTCAGCGGTGGCGGGGTGGGAGCGGCAAAGGGTGAATTGGCCACCATGGTGGGCGCTGACGACGAGACGTTCCACCGGATCAAGGATCCGTTTAGTCGGTGGGCGTCGCTGGTGATTCACGCCGGCGAACCGGGTGCGGGCACCAGGATGAAACTGGCGCGTAACATGCTGACGTTTGTGTCCTACGCGGCTGCCGCCGAGGCGCAGCAACTTGCCGAACGATGCGGATTGGACATCGTGGCGCTCGGGAAAGTGGTGCGGCACACCGATGCTCTGACCGGTGGTGCGGGAGCGATCATGTTCCGCGATACGACGGCACCGATGGAACCTGGCGACCCGTTGCGCCCCATGCTGGAGCACACCCGCGGCCTGGGGGAGAAGGATCTGAGTTTGGCGCTGGCGCTGGGTGAAGCGGTCTCGGTCGAGCTGCCGCTGGCCCAGCTGGCGCTTCAGGGGCTGGCCGCTGGTCTTGGGGTACCGAACCCAACCAACGGACCGTAG
- a CDS encoding carboxymuconolactone decarboxylase family protein, producing the protein MMDELRRTGLDKMNQVYAWDMPDMPGEYFALTVDHLFGRIWTRPGLSMRDRRMVVIAVLTAQGQSDLLEVQVNAVLHNGELTLDELRELAVFITHYVGFPLGSRLNSAVERVAAKRKKAADNGTPADTKANVADVLAKESGEPN; encoded by the coding sequence GTGATGGACGAGCTGCGTCGCACCGGCCTAGACAAGATGAACCAGGTCTACGCATGGGACATGCCCGATATGCCGGGTGAGTACTTTGCCCTGACCGTCGACCACCTCTTCGGCAGGATCTGGACTCGACCCGGACTGTCCATGCGCGACCGCCGGATGGTGGTCATCGCGGTGCTGACTGCCCAGGGGCAATCGGATCTGCTGGAGGTCCAGGTCAACGCCGTTTTGCATAACGGTGAGCTGACCCTCGACGAGCTGCGCGAACTCGCCGTGTTCATCACCCACTACGTCGGCTTTCCGCTGGGATCGCGGCTGAACAGCGCGGTCGAGCGGGTCGCGGCCAAGCGCAAGAAGGCGGCCGACAACGGTACTCCCGCTGACACGAAGGCCAACGTCGCCGACGTCCTCGCGAAGGAGTCCGGCGAACCCAATTAG
- a CDS encoding SDR family oxidoreductase — protein MGQFGTEFDNKVAIVTGAAQGIGQAYAQALAVEGASVVVADINVDGAEEVAKQIVADGGVAIPVLVDVSDPDSAKAMADRAVAEFGGIDYLVNNAAIYGGMKLDLLLTVPFDYYKKFMSVNFDGVLVCCRAVYQHMAKRGGGAIVNQSSTAAWLYSNFYGLAKVGVNGLTQQLSRELGGMKIRINAIAPGPIDTEATKTVTPDELVKNMVQTIPLSRMGTPEDLIGMCLFLLSDSASWITGQIFNVDGGQIIRS, from the coding sequence GTGGGACAGTTTGGCACCGAATTCGACAACAAGGTGGCTATCGTCACCGGGGCGGCCCAGGGCATCGGGCAAGCATACGCCCAGGCCCTGGCAGTCGAGGGTGCGTCAGTAGTGGTCGCTGATATCAACGTGGACGGCGCCGAGGAGGTGGCCAAGCAGATCGTCGCGGATGGCGGCGTGGCGATCCCTGTGCTCGTTGATGTTTCCGACCCGGATTCAGCGAAGGCCATGGCGGACCGGGCCGTAGCAGAATTCGGCGGCATCGACTACCTGGTGAACAATGCTGCGATCTACGGCGGTATGAAACTCGACCTGTTGTTGACCGTGCCGTTCGACTACTACAAGAAATTCATGAGCGTCAACTTCGACGGGGTGTTGGTGTGTTGTCGCGCTGTGTACCAGCACATGGCCAAAAGGGGTGGCGGTGCGATCGTCAACCAGTCGTCGACGGCAGCGTGGCTTTACTCCAACTTCTACGGCCTAGCCAAAGTTGGTGTCAATGGGTTGACGCAGCAGCTTTCTCGGGAGCTGGGTGGAATGAAAATCCGGATCAACGCGATTGCGCCGGGGCCAATCGACACCGAAGCCACCAAGACCGTCACTCCCGACGAGCTCGTCAAAAACATGGTGCAAACTATCCCGCTATCCAGGATGGGTACGCCCGAGGATCTGATAGGGATGTGTTTGTTTTTGCTCTCGGATTCCGCGTCGTGGATCACCGGGCAGATCTTCAATGTTGATGGTGGACAGATCATCCGGTCATGA
- a CDS encoding PPE family protein, producing the protein MPHSEGLPPEINSANMCNGPGPLSMAHASMEWELLGQEMWDLKCSFDQMLSCLTEEWSGEVARQVINAAKPFQDWLVDLDKQITNVGNETQHILRAFLDAHHEVVPPALIDANRAEVLALVNDNELGLNTVAIAALEDEYGRYWDQDGGAMMTYRARLSRAMRRLNTPWLQPPPIANNTGLVASVPHAADRFGL; encoded by the coding sequence ATGCCACATTCCGAAGGACTACCACCAGAGATCAACTCCGCCAACATGTGCAACGGCCCGGGCCCCCTATCGATGGCGCACGCTTCCATGGAGTGGGAGTTATTGGGTCAAGAGATGTGGGACCTCAAGTGTTCGTTCGACCAAATGCTCAGCTGTCTGACAGAAGAGTGGTCAGGTGAGGTGGCGAGACAGGTGATTAATGCGGCCAAGCCGTTTCAGGACTGGCTGGTCGACCTCGATAAGCAGATCACTAATGTCGGGAACGAGACTCAGCACATTCTGAGGGCTTTTCTCGATGCACATCACGAGGTGGTGCCCCCGGCACTGATCGACGCTAACCGTGCTGAGGTGTTGGCGCTGGTCAATGACAACGAGCTCGGGCTAAACACTGTGGCGATCGCGGCACTCGAGGATGAATACGGAAGATACTGGGACCAGGACGGCGGTGCGATGATGACGTATCGGGCTAGGTTGTCGCGTGCGATGAGGAGATTGAATACTCCTTGGCTGCAACCGCCGCCGATCGCCAACAACACCGGGTTGGTCGCATCGGTGCCACATGCTGCAGACCGCTTTGGTCTGTGA
- a CDS encoding PPE family protein, which yields MPHSEGLPPEINSANMCNGPGPLSMAHASMEWELLGQEMWDLKCSFDQMLSCLTEEWSGEVARQVINAAKPFQDWLVDLDKQITNVGNETQHILRAFLDAHHEVVPPALIDANRAEVLALVNDNELGLNNTAIAALEGEYGRYWDQDGGAMMTYRARLSRAMRRLSTPWLQPPPIASNTGLPQPALPSSSLSGEPPPFRAMVMRDEEFNRWTSREFRTLWG from the coding sequence ATGCCACATTCCGAAGGACTACCACCAGAGATCAACTCCGCCAACATGTGCAACGGCCCGGGCCCCCTATCGATGGCGCACGCTTCCATGGAGTGGGAGTTATTGGGTCAAGAGATGTGGGACCTCAAGTGTTCGTTCGACCAAATGCTCAGCTGTCTGACAGAAGAGTGGTCAGGTGAGGTGGCGAGACAGGTGATTAATGCGGCCAAGCCGTTTCAGGACTGGCTGGTCGACCTCGATAAGCAGATCACTAATGTCGGGAACGAGACTCAGCACATTCTGAGGGCTTTTCTCGATGCACATCACGAGGTGGTGCCCCCGGCACTGATCGACGCTAACCGTGCTGAGGTATTGGCGCTGGTCAATGACAACGAGCTCGGGCTAAACAATACGGCGATCGCGGCACTCGAGGGTGAATACGGAAGATACTGGGACCAGGACGGCGGTGCGATGATGACGTATCGGGCTAGGTTGTCGCGTGCGATGAGGAGGTTGAGTACTCCGTGGCTGCAGCCGCCGCCGATCGCCAGCAACACGGGTTTGCCCCAGCCGGCGTTGCCTTCGTCATCGCTGTCCGGGGAGCCACCTCCGTTTCGGGCCATGGTGATGCGAGATGAAGAATTCAATAGGTGGACGTCCAGAGAGTTTCGAACTTTGTGGGGCTGA
- a CDS encoding PPE family protein has protein sequence MYFENCFPETITADMHQGLGSQSMRRAAGWWEKVGRDMTHLEESFMQVFEGLQQQWSGPVATQVREAAQPFVEWLTDLCAQLSETAAQIYHVGWAWSCAYNGVVPMNEIGNNRRNAATAVINNALGQNSALIAKLDQEYEDFRERNIDVMKDYADTVFDALSSLPRWKPPPPIANKTGLVQPSSESCRSATMPCTTTSST, from the coding sequence ATGTATTTCGAGAACTGCTTTCCTGAGACCATCACCGCCGACATGCATCAAGGCCTGGGGTCTCAGTCGATGCGGCGCGCCGCCGGGTGGTGGGAGAAGGTGGGTCGGGACATGACGCACCTTGAGGAGTCGTTCATGCAAGTGTTCGAAGGGCTGCAACAGCAGTGGTCGGGTCCCGTGGCGACACAGGTGAGGGAGGCGGCCCAGCCGTTCGTGGAGTGGCTGACCGACCTCTGTGCTCAGCTGTCTGAGACCGCCGCGCAGATCTACCACGTCGGGTGGGCCTGGTCATGTGCATATAACGGGGTGGTGCCCATGAACGAGATCGGTAACAATCGCCGTAATGCAGCGACGGCGGTGATAAACAACGCGCTCGGGCAAAACAGTGCGCTCATCGCTAAGCTCGACCAGGAATACGAAGACTTCCGCGAGAGAAACATTGATGTGATGAAGGACTATGCGGACACCGTGTTTGACGCGTTGTCGAGCTTGCCTCGGTGGAAGCCGCCGCCGCCGATTGCCAACAAAACCGGGTTGGTCCAGCCGTCGTCGGAGTCTTGCCGGTCAGCAACAATGCCGTGCACAACTACGTCGTCGACGTGA
- a CDS encoding PPE family protein — protein sequence MPHSEGLPPEINSHNMWDGPGPSSMVRASKEWGLLGQEMWDFKCSFEHMLSCLTEEWSGEVARQVIDAAKPFQQWLVDLGKQITNAWNETQHILAAFCLAHNGVVHPAQIDANRAQVSALLKDNEFGLYIAAIAQLEDEYGRYWDHNGMVMDRYRAMLSGAMRKLNTPWLQPPPIANNTGLVASVPRAADRFGL from the coding sequence ATGCCGCATTCTGAAGGGCTACCACCAGAGATCAACTCCCACAACATGTGGGACGGCCCGGGTCCTTCCTCAATGGTGCGCGCCTCCAAGGAGTGGGGGTTGTTGGGTCAGGAGATGTGGGACTTCAAGTGTTCGTTCGAACATATGCTCAGCTGTCTGACCGAGGAGTGGTCGGGTGAGGTGGCGAGACAGGTGATTGATGCGGCCAAGCCGTTTCAGCAGTGGCTGGTTGACCTCGGTAAGCAGATCACTAATGCCTGGAACGAAACCCAGCACATTCTGGCGGCCTTTTGCCTTGCACATAATGGGGTGGTGCACCCGGCGCAGATTGACGCTAACCGTGCTCAGGTGTCGGCGCTGCTCAAAGACAACGAGTTCGGGCTATACATTGCGGCGATCGCGCAACTCGAGGATGAATACGGAAGGTACTGGGACCACAACGGTATGGTGATGGACAGGTATAGGGCTATGTTGTCGGGTGCAATGAGAAAGTTGAATACTCCGTGGCTGCAGCCGCCGCCGATCGCCAACAACACCGGGTTGGTCGCATCGGTGCCACGTGCTGCAGACCGCTTTGGTCTGTGA
- a CDS encoding PPE family protein — translation MYYENCPPEVISGDMFTGPGSGSMVNAINWWHGLAWKMWDIEEAFTQVLGGLQQQWSGPVATELMLAAGPFVRWLCDVVVQVKETADKIDVIAWAYFQTLNRVVHVDAISYNRDARADAVRNNALGQRNAEIAELDQEYETFRAMDIGVMKDYEDAVFGALSKLAPWKSPPPIAKGG, via the coding sequence ATGTATTACGAAAACTGCCCACCGGAAGTGATCTCCGGAGACATGTTTACCGGCCCGGGTTCTGGCTCGATGGTAAACGCCATCAACTGGTGGCATGGGTTGGCTTGGAAGATGTGGGACATCGAGGAGGCGTTCACGCAAGTGCTTGGAGGGCTGCAACAGCAGTGGTCGGGTCCGGTGGCGACAGAGTTGATGTTGGCTGCCGGGCCGTTTGTGAGGTGGCTGTGTGACGTCGTTGTCCAGGTGAAGGAGACCGCGGACAAGATTGACGTAATCGCGTGGGCTTATTTTCAGACGCTTAACCGGGTGGTGCACGTGGACGCGATCAGCTACAACCGCGATGCCCGGGCAGATGCGGTGAGAAACAACGCGCTTGGGCAAAGGAATGCGGAGATCGCCGAACTCGACCAGGAATACGAAACCTTTCGAGCGATGGACATTGGTGTGATGAAGGACTATGAGGATGCCGTGTTTGGGGCGTTGTCGAAATTGGCTCCGTGGAAGTCGCCGCCGCCGATCGCCAAGGGGGGTTGA
- a CDS encoding PPE family protein, translated as MNTSQQIHRITGAFCRARRTVVHPKRIATNRARKAMLVNSNELGRNTKVIAALDRRYERYWAADGEVMRRYRLILSDALSRLTPWEQPPPIVNKAGSVQPVPVRTDTVVSDSS; from the coding sequence CTGAACACGTCGCAACAGATCCACCGTATTACCGGGGCCTTTTGCCGTGCACGTCGCACTGTGGTGCACCCGAAGCGGATCGCCACTAATCGAGCTAGGAAGGCGATGCTGGTCAATAGCAACGAGCTCGGGCGAAACACTAAGGTGATCGCGGCCCTCGACCGGCGATACGAAAGGTACTGGGCCGCGGATGGCGAGGTGATGAGGAGGTATCGGCTTATCTTGTCGGATGCGTTGTCGAGGTTGACTCCGTGGGAGCAGCCGCCGCCGATCGTCAACAAAGCCGGGTCGGTCCAGCCGGTGCCAGTTCGTACCGACACTGTGGTCTCTGATTCGTCGTGA